The genomic interval CATGCTCCAGGCAATGAACACGGGGCATGAAGGCTCGTTGACAACAATTCATGCCAATGACACCCGTGATGCACTCGCCCGGCTGGAACTCATGGTGGCTATGGCTGGGTTTGAGTTGCCGATTCCGGTCGTGCGGCAATACATCGCATCGGGGATTGCGTTGGTGGTTCACTTGTCACGGCTGAAAGGTGGTGTGCGACGAGTGATGCGAATTTCGGAGATCACCGGTCTTCGTGACGGCGGGCTGCACATGGAAGACATCTTCGGATTCGAACAAACCGGGGTGGATGACACGGGAATCGCTCAGGGGGAATTCTTCGTGACTGGCTACCGGCCAATGTGTCTCTCGCGACTGCGAGCAGCCGGCATCCGGTTGCCGGATGAAATGTTCGACAAACGTCACATTCCCGTTCGCAGCTAGACCAAGCCTAGAACACGAACACGTTTGCCTGGCGGCAGCACGACGAAATCGAAAGTATTTCCGAGACGAGAATCATGGGTGCCAACCAAACCATTCTAATTGCCTTCGGATCGATCAGTTTTTTGGTCGTCGCGTTGGGTTTGGCGGTGCGGGATTTGTTGTCTCCACGACGCCCGTCAGATTCTTCATTGCCAGCCGGTCGACGAGGAAGCATCCGTCGTCAGAAGACCGTCTTCGATCAAAAACCCGCCACGACGTTTTTCGGCAAGGTCGACCAGGGTTTTGATCGACTCGTTCTCGAAGCCGACAGTGTCGACTCACCGCAAGCGGCGTTTCTGCTGATTCTGCTCAGTGGATTGTTGGTCGGTGGTGGCCTGTGGATGTATAGCAATGAAGTTCTCGCCGCCATCGCCGGTGGATTGCTGGGAATGATGTTGCCACTGATTACCTTTTCGATTCAACGAACGCGGCGGTTTCGCGAAATTCGGGAGCAGATGCCGCACGTGCTGGACATGCTCTCGCGAGCGTGTCGGGCAGGGCAGAACTCCGAACAGGCAATTCAATTGGTCGGCGACGAAATGGACGGAGCCATTGGTCGGGAGTTTCGCCGATGCGGTCGCGAGTTGGAACTCGGGCGTTCCTTCGGTGAAGTTATGCGATCGCTGGGTAACCGCGTCCGAACAATGGACATGCGAATTTTGACGACCACGCTGGTGGTTCAACGTCGAACCGGTGGAAGTTTGCCGGATACCCTGGAGCGAATGTCGGGCGTTGTTCGCGACCGCATTAATGCCCAGCGACAAATGCGGGCTAGCACAGGTGCCGGACGAGCATCAACCATGCTCGTCACGATGATCGCACCGTTGGCGTACTTGTTCATGTTTGTCTTCCACCGAGAACATCTGGCGAACTTGTATCAAGACCCGATCGGGCGCGTGATGCTCGTGATGGCGGTCATTTTGGAAATCATCGGTATTGTTTGGGTCATGACGTTGCTTCGGCAAGTTGATTGATCGCCTGAATGAAAGCGGAAGAAAGACCGTCGAATGACTTTGTTCAGAGATCCCACATTCTTGACATGGTTCCTAGGCATCACAGCCGTGATGTACTGGGTGGGGATGACGGCCCTTGCCGGGCGTCGACGGGTCCGGCACATTCAAGACATGTACGAACCGGGAATGCGGAAGACTCCCGGCAAACTGCGTCGCTCACTCGCAGGGTTGCTGCCAGTGTCGGAATCCGGAATGGATCGGCTTGAGCAAGAACTGAAACGAGCCGGTTACTACGCCTCGTTTGCGGCGATCGAATTCCTGGCGACTCGAAATACAATTGTGGTCGGCCTTGCCTTGATCGGCGGAACCGCGGCTGTGCTCTCCGATCCGACGACATCGGTTCCCGAACTCATCATGATCGCAACGGTGGTTTTCGCCGCACTCGCCTACCTGGTTCCTCGTTTGATTCTGAAAATCCAATCACGGGCACGTTTGGGACGGATCGAAACCGGTCTGCCCGATGCACTGGACATGGTGAGGATGTGCTTGACCGGCGGCCTTCCGTTACGCGGAGCGTTGGAACGGGTCGCACAGGAAGTGGAGTTCTTCCATCCCGATTTAGCCGTGGAGTTGGAAGTTGTCCGCCGACACGCCGAAGCCGACACGATGCCCAAAGCGTTGCGAGAATTCTCTCGCCGGCTGAACACACCGGATGTCAATGCCTTGGCGACATTGGTCAGCCAAACCGAGCGTTTAGGAACACACGTCGCAGTTGCAGTGACGGAGTTCGCGGACAGCGTCCGTCGGCAACAACGTCAACGAGCGGAAGAGCGAGCCAGCAAAACGAGTATTCGGATGCTGTTCCCCGTCATCTTCTGTCTGGCTCCGCCGGTGTTCATTCTACTTCTCGGCCCACCCGTGTTGCAGCTGAAGAACTTCTTGAAAGATGCCCACGGCGTCGACGGCGTCCTCAACCCCGAAACCTACAGCGAACTGCCAACTAACGACAGCTCCCCTGAGAACTGATCCGTCAGAATTCGACGCGAAATGGTTCGCGATTGATTCCGTCTCATTGACCGGGGGCCACCGCCGTGGGAAGCTGCCAGTTGCTTTCAGATGTTTGGCCCTGGGGTGGCGTTGGAACGAGTCTTGACGGCATGTCGACAACTGGCGGAGTCGCTTCGACAGTCACCGTGGCGCTTCCGAACCAAGGTTGTGACGGCCTTTCGGGAGTTGGTTCGGAATCTACCGGAGCAGGGGCCGATTGCGGCGGAGCGGTTGCCGATGCCAATTGCACTGGGGCAGCGGTTTGGTTGGTTGTCGGCGTGACGGAAGCCACGACGCGAGGCTTCGCGGATCGCTGCTTTTCTTCCCAATAAGCGATCTGCACTAAAGCGTTCTTCGCGGCATTCGATTTGGGATCGAGGTCCAAAGCGATCGAGTAATGCTTCTTCGCCAAGCCCAATTCACCACGTTGCATCAACACGAATCCGACATTCGCATGGGCCTCGGCGTCGTCGAGGACACGCCGGAATAGGCTCCAGCTTTCATCGACTCGGCCCATCGCACCGGTGACGGTCGCCAGATTAACCACGACTCGCTCATCTTGCGAATCCAGCTCGTACGCATGTTTGAGCAAGCTCTCGGCCTGCTCAAGGTCGCCCGCCAAATATAATGCGTATCCGCGATCGGCGTACAAGCTGGCGTTGTCTGGTTTCAATTGACGAGCCAACTCAAATTGCTGACTCGCCAAGTCGTGCTGATCAAGTCTCGTGTAGATGACCATCAACCGATGATGCAACTCCACTTTCTCCGGGTGCTCAAGAACCAATTGCTCGAACATCGTCCGAGCTTTCGCCAAGTCTCCCTGACGTTCATGAAGACGCGCCATGCTTGAGCGGACTTGGAACTCGTTGGCGGCTTGCTCGGTGGGAGTGGCCGTTGTTGCATTTCGGTCGGAAAGATTCGCACAACCGCACAAAGCCCCGCTAATCATCGCTGCTGTCAGAGAGTGTCGCATCCAAGAGAATCGCATGATGAATCACGTCCTATGAGAGTCCGAAGAACTTTGCGGCGTCCATCTCGTTTTTCAGATCCATCCCGCGAAAATACAGAGACGGTTCTGAAAGCATCAACCGAGACCAGAGGTGGACGTGGAATGCACAAAGGCCCGCCAATCGAAACTGGCGGGCGTATTGTGAGGTATTCGCGATTAGAAACCGAAGCCACCACCGCCAAATCCACCGAAGCCACCACCGCCGCCGAAGAATCCACCGAAGCCAAATCCGTTGCCTCGGCCGCCGCTGTATCCGCGACGATAGGCGTTTTCGGCTTCGTTGCCTTCAAATCCAGGAGCCAATGCCGGAGACACGTACACACGCTCTTCCGCATCGGTGATTCCCATGGAAGCCAAGGCTTCGACAACAGCGGCTCGTCGAGCCATGTCCAAGCCGTGGTTGCTGTTGACGGGGTATCCGTACTTGGAGTTCGGATCGACTCCCATACTGGATCGCTCGACAAGAATAGAGAACGGAACTTCCATTCCACGGGCGGCAATCTTCTTGAGGTGATCCATGCCCGCTCGGTTCAAGATCACACCTTCGGAAGTCCACTCGTGTTCGTGAATCACGAAGTCCGAGGCTTCCGCGTTCGCTTCTTGTTGCTGCCACACAGGATCGCTAATCGTCCCCTGTGGACTCGGGGTGAAATCCCCCATGTTGTAACACTTCGTTGCATACGAGCAGCCCACTGAACTTCCTGCGATCCAAGTGGCTGCCATGGCGGCCGCAATGCGGCGGACATGATCCATCGGCATGATTGGGAATCCTTTCTCAATGTCTCGGCATCGAATGTGAGATGATGCCGACGACTAATTTGACTTGGTCCAGCCGCCGGTCAATCCGACTACTTGCGGCTTCTTGGCTCGTCATTGACGAGCGGATTCGTGGCAAACTCCCGACCCCAGACATACCGAGTCGTTATGGTGAGAAACCAACCGGTCCCTCGATGTAGTATTCTTCCGTCGCCCGCACACCTTCCACACCGCCGCAGCGTCGAAGTCGGTTACGGTACAGCGGCCAAACCGTACTGCGATGATGATGGTTCGGACGACCTTCAATGTCCCCGTACCAATAGAAATCCAAGTCGTTTGGTTCCGTTACTTCCATCCCCGGCAGAATCACTGGAGCCTGTTCCGGTTCCAGTGGATGAACCAATTCCGGACTAACGAGAATCAACAATTCCGTTTCGTCCCTCGAAACCGAGCGGTTCGCGAACAGTGTGTTCAAGCCGGGAATGCTGCCGAGAATCGGAATCCGACTGATATCACCGCGTTGTTGTTCTTGCAGCAGTCCGGCAATTGCGAAGACTTGTCCTTCCCGCATGTCGACGACCGTGCTCACCGTTCGCGAATCCAAGCCGGGGATTCCGCCGACGGAGTTCTCTTGGTTAATCGAACTGAAAGTCGGTGCGACCTGCAACCGAATGCGGTCTTTGTCCGTCACGGTTGGTGTGAACGCGAGTTGTGTCCCGAAGCTCTTGAAGGAAGTCGTTGCCGCTCCGACACCGCCAATCCCGACAGTCGTCGGAACCGCAAATTCACCACCGGCCAGGAACGTCGCCGTTCGCCCACTGATCACCACCAAGTTCGGTTCGGCCAGAATTTGAGCCGACCCATTGGTTTCCAACGCCCGAAGCATCAACGAAAAACTATCGTTGTCGAACGTGCCGGACAAACTCAGGTTGCCACCGCCGGCCAATACTGAGTTGAACGCGAAATCGCCAACGTCGAAGTTGAAGTCCGAACCAAGTTGCCGCATCGCCGACCGCTTGAGTTCGGCAATCCGCACTTTGAGCATCACCTGCTTCTCACCAGGCACTTCGAGCATGTTGATCAAATTGGCCTGGGGAAGATCACCGGCGTCGGGAAACGCTTCTGCAACGGTTCCATCCGCCACGGGCGACAGATTTCCCAGTCCAGCACCATTTCCTCCGCCGGTGTTTTGGCGGAGCATCGAAAGGATTTGGGTGGCTTCTTCTTCATCACGGGCTTGGCCGCGAATGATGACTTTGTCCGCAACTGGAATCAGCTGAATTCGACTGTTCGGAAACAGTTCGTTGATCATTGCTTCCAATTCGGCATATTCCAGTTGCCGACGATCTGCGACCGCGTCGTCTTTGGTCACGCTGATCAGAATGGTCAACAGTTGTGGTTCTTGTTCGGTGCCGGTCCAAATCGTGACCGATGTGCTGCCGGTCTCTTTCCCGATGAACTCAACTTCCCGAGCCCCGAACGGAACAATCTCAACGATGGTCGGGTCAGCGACCGCGGTCCGGAAAATCGGCTTCTTCATTCGAAGAATCTTCGCACGTCGTTTTTGAACTTCGAGTTCAACTTCCGTCGTGAGGATTTCTTCGACCAGCGATTGCACCTTTTCTTCCACCTGCAGTGACGGCGGTGGAACAGGTTGCTGGGCAACAACATTGGTGGCTAGACCGGCGACCGACGCGGTGCAAGTGACACAACATGCAGTCAACCGTTTCCAGATCCTCGGCACCATTTCTTACCTCCCCTGAAGCGCTGACGCCTCCCGCGGCACCCAGTTTTTGGCGTTGATGCCGGTCGGTGAACAGTAAAGGATTGGACCCGGGATGAAAAAACGAACCCAATCTCCTGTTCACTTTTTTCGGTTCAGAGGTGGTTGAAAGTTTACGGAATTTGTGCGGGTTATCGGACTTTGAACAGTCATAACAATAACAACGCGAATAACTAACAGAGAATCACAATTCGTAAGTCATTATCCGTTCACGGGTTGTCACGACTTGCCGAGGCCAACGAGCGACGCTGCTCAAGTCGCATGCTTCTCTCGTCCTCCGGCGGGGCTTTCTTGAGAATGTACTTTGAACGCAAGGGATCGCGTTGAGAATTCGTGTGCACTTCGGTGACACTGAGACGTTGAGAGCCGATGTGAACGGCCTGCAAGTTCATTTGCCGATCCGCGAAATACAACTGAAGATTCGGTCGCAAATTCGTCGATGCCGCCGCGGATGCCGGAATTCGTTCGTAAACGTAAACTCCGCGAACCAGCCCCGTCACACGGGAATTCATGAGCACATGCCCATTCGGGAGAAAGCGGATCGACATTTCGCCGTTGAACCATCGCCCGTGCAAGTCGCTTTCCACTCCGCAGCCTGAAAGGCCGCCAATGGATACAACGAACAACAGGAGCATGAACGCACTTCGATGGGATTTCCCAACGAGGAATTGCAACGATATCTTCATCAGCCTCGATCCCGAATCGCGATCTTGTTGAGTGGTCACTCCACGCGAAAGCGATTGCTGCACACCTCATGCCTGGCAGTGAAATTTCGGAGAGTTGAACCTTCTCCCACGGTATTCTGCCAAACTCTTGGATGCGTTCTGTGTCCTTAAGGATTCGGCTGTTGCCGACCGTTAGCGCTCCACCGACGACATCAAAGGGCTTTCGCGAAGGAAAACCGTTGAAAGTCCCGTGTTCAAGCAGTCGGGAACGCGGATTGTGTCACTCTCGGAAGTGTTTCGGAAACGGTACGGCGATTGCATTGTCGTCCCGTTGTGACTCTCTCTCGACGGCACTTGTAGACTCAACTTGGATTTGAACGATGCAGATTCTTCGAAAGAAAACCGGTTCATCACGGCGACGCGGTTCGGTATTTGTCGAGTATCTGCTGCTGCTCACGATCGTGGGAATCGGTGTGATCGTGGGGTTGGTTGCCGTTCGCGAAGCCCTGGTTGCTGAGTTGATCGATCTGGCGGACGCAATTAGCGCGATTACGATCTAAGTCACGTGGTCGAACGCCTTCGCAATTCTCCCATGCATTCGATTGCGCTCTCGCGGTCCCGTTGGAAAATTCAGCCAGAGCGGTAGATATCGACGAGAAAGATCACCGCTTCGCTGCGGCCGGCGTTTTCGATGGCGTGCGGGACATCGGCTCGATAACTGGCCGAATCCCCCTTCGAAAGCTCGATCGTGTCACCCGCACTGATGACCCGCACCCGCCCCTTCTCGACGGTGAGAAACTCCCGCGTTCCCTCAAAATGAGCGGCACTCTTCAGCTCGCCGCCGCTTCGGAACGTGACCTGGTAGAACTCAACATCCTTCTCCAGGTGCAGCGGACTCAGTGTGCGGATCGTGCAGAATTCGTCCGACCGGTAGTGGTATTGCCGATCTTCCGCCCGAATGACGGAGATTTTTGAGGACGCTTCCGGCGTTTCGATCAGTTCACCGATCGACATTTCAAACGCGCGTGCGATGCGAGCGGTCACCGCGAGTGTGGGGTTTGCTTGGCCTCGCTCAATCTGACTGAGCATACTTCGCGAAACACCACACGCGGCTGAAAGCGCATCCAAACTCCACCCGCGATCCTTACGGAGTTCGCGAACTCGCTGGCACAGGTGGTTTTGGATGTCGTCTGGCGGTACCGGCTCGGTCATAGATTGCGTTATTCCGCCGCTTTGTCTTCGTCTTTTTCTTTAACTGGTGCCGGTTCCCCGAGCATTTCGCGGAGTTTCTCGCCGAGTTGCGGTCCTCGCAAGTTCAACGCCACCACTTTACCTTCCTTGTCAACCAAGATCATCTGCGGAATCGCATTGATGCCATAGAATTCGGCATTCGGTTGGCCTTCCGCCCAGACGGTTGTCCAAGGCAACTCTTGTTCGGTGAGAAACTTTTGGACGGCGAGTTGGTTGTCGTCCTGATTGATGCCAACGATATCGAAACCCTTTTCATGATAGGCTTCGTAGTTTTTCATCATGTTAGGAATTTCCGCCAGACAGGGCCCGCACCAAGTGGCCCAGAAATCAACGAGAACGACTTTCCCCCGATAGCTATCCCAGTCGAAGGGTTTGTCATCGACGGTTTTCCCGACGAGCTTCATGGTATCGCCCATCAAACCAAGACGACGAGCGGTGCCTTCCAAAGTCCCTGCGAAGCCAGCGATGTCTTCGTCATCACTGCTCTTGGCGATTTTCGCCAAGCGATTATACACGTCGATGGCAGCCTTCGTCGCGCCGCTTCGCTCCAACGTTTGAGCCAACGTGTAGGCAGGACGGAAGTTCTCCCGGGTGAGGCCGTCTTTCTCGGCGGATGCCAAAACGTCGTCGATGAGTTCGTCGCGTTCTTTTTCCGAAAGTTCACCCACAGATTGAATCCGAATCTGCAACAGATAATTGTTGGCAAGTTGAGCGATCAGCGGACGTTTGTCGGTTTTGTATTTCTCAGCAAG from Thalassoroseus pseudoceratinae carries:
- a CDS encoding tetratricopeptide repeat protein, with translation MRFSWMRHSLTAAMISGALCGCANLSDRNATTATPTEQAANEFQVRSSMARLHERQGDLAKARTMFEQLVLEHPEKVELHHRLMVIYTRLDQHDLASQQFELARQLKPDNASLYADRGYALYLAGDLEQAESLLKHAYELDSQDERVVVNLATVTGAMGRVDESWSLFRRVLDDAEAHANVGFVLMQRGELGLAKKHYSIALDLDPKSNAAKNALVQIAYWEEKQRSAKPRVVASVTPTTNQTAAPVQLASATAPPQSAPAPVDSEPTPERPSQPWFGSATVTVEATPPVVDMPSRLVPTPPQGQTSESNWQLPTAVAPGQ
- a CDS encoding helix-turn-helix domain-containing protein produces the protein MTEPVPPDDIQNHLCQRVRELRKDRGWSLDALSAACGVSRSMLSQIERGQANPTLAVTARIARAFEMSIGELIETPEASSKISVIRAEDRQYHYRSDEFCTIRTLSPLHLEKDVEFYQVTFRSGGELKSAAHFEGTREFLTVEKGRVRVISAGDTIELSKGDSASYRADVPHAIENAGRSEAVIFLVDIYRSG
- a CDS encoding type II secretion system F family protein; its protein translation is MGANQTILIAFGSISFLVVALGLAVRDLLSPRRPSDSSLPAGRRGSIRRQKTVFDQKPATTFFGKVDQGFDRLVLEADSVDSPQAAFLLILLSGLLVGGGLWMYSNEVLAAIAGGLLGMMLPLITFSIQRTRRFREIREQMPHVLDMLSRACRAGQNSEQAIQLVGDEMDGAIGREFRRCGRELELGRSFGEVMRSLGNRVRTMDMRILTTTLVVQRRTGGSLPDTLERMSGVVRDRINAQRQMRASTGAGRASTMLVTMIAPLAYLFMFVFHREHLANLYQDPIGRVMLVMAVILEIIGIVWVMTLLRQVD
- a CDS encoding type II and III secretion system protein family protein, with the translated sequence MVPRIWKRLTACCVTCTASVAGLATNVVAQQPVPPPSLQVEEKVQSLVEEILTTEVELEVQKRRAKILRMKKPIFRTAVADPTIVEIVPFGAREVEFIGKETGSTSVTIWTGTEQEPQLLTILISVTKDDAVADRRQLEYAELEAMINELFPNSRIQLIPVADKVIIRGQARDEEEATQILSMLRQNTGGGNGAGLGNLSPVADGTVAEAFPDAGDLPQANLINMLEVPGEKQVMLKVRIAELKRSAMRQLGSDFNFDVGDFAFNSVLAGGGNLSLSGTFDNDSFSLMLRALETNGSAQILAEPNLVVISGRTATFLAGGEFAVPTTVGIGGVGAATTSFKSFGTQLAFTPTVTDKDRIRLQVAPTFSSINQENSVGGIPGLDSRTVSTVVDMREGQVFAIAGLLQEQQRGDISRIPILGSIPGLNTLFANRSVSRDETELLILVSPELVHPLEPEQAPVILPGMEVTEPNDLDFYWYGDIEGRPNHHHRSTVWPLYRNRLRRCGGVEGVRATEEYYIEGPVGFSP
- a CDS encoding type II secretion system F family protein — protein: MTLFRDPTFLTWFLGITAVMYWVGMTALAGRRRVRHIQDMYEPGMRKTPGKLRRSLAGLLPVSESGMDRLEQELKRAGYYASFAAIEFLATRNTIVVGLALIGGTAAVLSDPTTSVPELIMIATVVFAALAYLVPRLILKIQSRARLGRIETGLPDALDMVRMCLTGGLPLRGALERVAQEVEFFHPDLAVELEVVRRHAEADTMPKALREFSRRLNTPDVNALATLVSQTERLGTHVAVAVTEFADSVRRQQRQRAEERASKTSIRMLFPVIFCLAPPVFILLLGPPVLQLKNFLKDAHGVDGVLNPETYSELPTNDSSPEN
- a CDS encoding TlpA family protein disulfide reductase; translation: MRLRPTLITSIAFAFALWLTLPLSQAQQDSKDTAKKDTAKKDTAKEEKAESSEKKFVVPDGSDLEELKAFIKEVQQTRPTTVEELVEMQSALDEAATKLLNAKDLPVAEAGAAFEVRMQALTWKGRFGDKEALGARQALAEKYKTDKRPLIAQLANNYLLQIRIQSVGELSEKERDELIDDVLASAEKDGLTRENFRPAYTLAQTLERSGATKAAIDVYNRLAKIAKSSDDEDIAGFAGTLEGTARRLGLMGDTMKLVGKTVDDKPFDWDSYRGKVVLVDFWATWCGPCLAEIPNMMKNYEAYHEKGFDIVGINQDDNQLAVQKFLTEQELPWTTVWAEGQPNAEFYGINAIPQMILVDKEGKVVALNLRGPQLGEKLREMLGEPAPVKEKDEDKAAE